The following are encoded together in the Streptococcus oralis genome:
- a CDS encoding aminopeptidase, with amino-acid sequence MVLPNFKENLEKYAKLLVANGINVQPGHTLALSIDVEQRELAHLIVKEAYALGAHEVIVQWADDFINREKFLHAPMERLDNVPEYKIAEMNYLLENKASRLGVRSSDPGALNGVDADKLSASAKAMGLAMKPMRIATQSNKVSWTVAAAAGLEWAKKVFPNAASDEEAVDLLWDQIFKTCRVYEEDPVKAWEEHAAILKSKAEILNKEQFSALHYTAPGTDLTLGLPKNHVWESAGAINAQGEGFLPNMPTEEVFTAPDFRRADGYVTSTKPLSYNGNIIEGIKVTFKDGQIVDITAEKGDQVMKDLVFENAGARALGECALVPDPSPISQSGIIFFNTLFDENASNHLAIGAAYATSVVGGAEMSEEELEAAGLNRSDVHVDFMIGSNQMDIDGIREDGTRVPLFRNGDWAI; translated from the coding sequence ATGGTTTTACCAAATTTTAAAGAAAATCTAGAAAAATATGCGAAATTGTTGGTTGCGAATGGAATTAACGTGCAACCTGGTCACACTTTGGCTCTTTCTATCGATGTGGAGCAACGTGAATTGGCGCATCTAATCGTGAAAGAAGCCTATGCCTTGGGTGCGCACGAAGTCATTGTTCAATGGGCGGATGACTTTATCAACCGCGAGAAATTCCTCCACGCGCCGATGGAGCGTTTGGACAATGTGCCAGAATACAAGATTGCTGAGATGAACTATCTCTTGGAGAATAAGGCTAGCCGTCTCGGTGTTCGTTCTTCTGACCCAGGTGCCTTGAACGGAGTGGATGCGGATAAGCTTTCAGCTTCCGCCAAAGCTATGGGACTTGCGATGAAGCCAATGCGCATCGCAACTCAATCCAACAAGGTTAGCTGGACTGTAGCAGCCGCTGCTGGACTTGAATGGGCTAAGAAAGTCTTTCCAAATGCTGCGAGCGATGAAGAAGCAGTTGATCTTCTTTGGGATCAAATCTTCAAAACTTGCCGTGTCTATGAAGAAGATCCAGTTAAGGCTTGGGAAGAACATGCAGCTATTCTTAAGAGTAAGGCAGAAATACTTAATAAAGAGCAATTTTCAGCCCTTCACTACACAGCGCCAGGAACCGATCTGACACTTGGCTTGCCTAAGAATCACGTTTGGGAATCAGCTGGTGCTATCAATGCACAGGGCGAAGGATTCTTGCCAAATATGCCAACAGAAGAAGTCTTTACGGCTCCTGACTTCCGTCGTGCAGATGGCTATGTAACCTCTACAAAACCACTTAGCTACAACGGAAATATCATCGAAGGGATTAAAGTAACCTTCAAGGATGGTCAAATCGTAGACATTACTGCTGAAAAGGGTGATCAGGTCATGAAGGACCTTGTCTTTGAAAATGCGGGTGCGCGTGCCTTGGGTGAATGTGCCTTGGTACCAGATCCAAGCCCAATTTCTCAGTCAGGCATTATCTTCTTTAACACGCTTTTCGATGAGAATGCTTCAAACCACTTGGCTATCGGTGCAGCCTATGCGACTAGCGTTGTTGGTGGGGCAGAGATGAGTGAAGAAGAGCTTGAAGCTGCTGGACTGAACCGTTCAGATGTTCACGTAGACTTTATGATTGGCTCTAATCAAATGGATATCGATGGTATCCGTGAGGATGGAACACGCGTACCGCTCTTCCGCAATGGAGACTGGGCAATTTAA
- a CDS encoding GlsB/YeaQ/YmgE family stress response membrane protein, producing the protein MLGSMFVGLLVGLLAGALTNRGESMGCFGKMFLGWIGASLGHLLFGTWGPNLAGIAIVPAVLGAMVVLAIFWRRGS; encoded by the coding sequence ATGCTTGGAAGTATGTTTGTTGGTCTCCTAGTGGGACTCTTGGCAGGTGCTTTAACCAATCGTGGAGAGAGCATGGGATGCTTTGGAAAAATGTTTCTCGGCTGGATTGGTGCTTCTTTGGGTCACCTACTTTTTGGAACTTGGGGGCCAAACCTAGCGGGGATAGCTATTGTTCCAGCTGTTTTAGGTGCTATGGTTGTCTTAGCTATTTTCTGGAGACGAGGAAGTTAA
- a CDS encoding pseudouridine synthase, with the protein MRLDKFLVACAVGSRTEVKNLLKAGSVTVNGKKEKSAKLQINEEKDEIRFDGQVLEYEEFVYYMMNKPQGVISATEDTKHRTVLDLLDDFARTKEVFPVGRLDIDTHGLLLLTNNGQLAHALLSPKRHVDKTYLAQVEGIMSQEDVDTFAKGIPLKDFICQPAKLEILSVDSDKDESQVRVTIAEGKFHQVKRMVAYCGKEVVDLHRLTMGTLVLDENLEQGEWRRLTKEELEELLASID; encoded by the coding sequence ATGAGATTAGATAAATTTTTAGTTGCATGCGCTGTGGGAAGTCGGACGGAGGTCAAAAACTTGCTCAAGGCTGGAAGCGTGACGGTCAATGGCAAGAAAGAAAAATCAGCAAAATTGCAAATAAATGAAGAAAAAGACGAAATTCGCTTTGATGGTCAAGTGCTAGAGTACGAGGAGTTTGTCTACTACATGATGAACAAGCCTCAAGGAGTCATTTCAGCGACTGAAGATACCAAGCATAGAACGGTTCTAGACTTGTTGGATGACTTTGCGCGGACCAAGGAAGTTTTTCCAGTAGGGCGCTTGGATATTGACACGCATGGTCTCCTGCTTTTGACCAATAATGGTCAGCTGGCCCATGCGTTGCTTTCACCCAAACGTCATGTGGATAAGACCTATTTGGCTCAAGTCGAAGGCATCATGAGCCAAGAAGATGTGGACACATTTGCCAAGGGCATTCCTCTCAAGGATTTCATCTGCCAGCCGGCCAAACTGGAGATTTTGTCGGTGGATTCAGATAAGGATGAGAGCCAGGTTCGGGTGACCATTGCTGAAGGGAAGTTTCATCAGGTCAAACGCATGGTAGCCTACTGTGGCAAGGAAGTGGTGGACCTACACCGTTTGACGATGGGAACTTTAGTCTTGGATGAGAACTTAGAACAAGGAGAATGGCGTCGCCTGACCAAGGAGGAGTTAGAGGAGCTCCTTGCTAGTATTGATTAG
- the pepC gene encoding C1 family peptidase, whose protein sequence is MNAIQESFTDKLFANYEANVKYQAIENAASHNGIFAALERRQSHVDNTPVFSLDLTKDKVTNQKASGRCWMFAALNTFRHKLISQYKLENFELSQAHTFFWDKYEKSNWFLEQVIATADQDLTSRKVSFLLQTPQQDGGQWDMVVALFEKYGVVPKSVYPESVSSSSSRELNAILNKLLRQDAQILRDLLASGADQVTVQAKKEDLLQEIFNFLAMSLGLPPSQFDFAYRDKDDNYQSEKGITPQEFYKKYVNLPLEDYVSVINAPTADKPYGKSYTVEMLGNVVGSRAVRYINVPMERLKELAIAQMQAGETVWFGSDVGQLSNRKAGILATDVYDFESSMDIQLTQDKAGRLDYSESLMTHAMVLTGVDLDENGKSTKWKVENSWGDKVGTDGYFVASDAWMDEYTYQIVVRKELLTAEEQAAYEAEPIVLAPWDPMGALAE, encoded by the coding sequence ATGAACGCGATTCAAGAATCATTTACAGATAAATTATTTGCTAACTATGAAGCAAATGTCAAATACCAAGCGATTGAAAATGCTGCCAGTCACAATGGAATTTTTGCAGCCCTAGAGCGTCGTCAAAGCCATGTAGACAATACACCTGTTTTCTCGCTTGATTTGACCAAGGACAAGGTGACCAACCAGAAAGCGTCTGGTCGTTGCTGGATGTTCGCAGCCCTTAACACTTTCCGCCACAAACTCATCTCGCAATACAAACTAGAAAACTTTGAGTTGTCACAAGCCCACACTTTCTTCTGGGACAAGTATGAAAAATCTAACTGGTTCTTGGAGCAAGTGATTGCGACTGCAGACCAAGATTTGACGAGCCGCAAGGTTAGCTTCCTACTCCAAACTCCCCAACAAGACGGTGGTCAATGGGATATGGTCGTTGCCCTCTTTGAGAAATACGGTGTCGTTCCCAAGTCAGTTTATCCTGAGTCTGTTTCATCTAGCAGCAGCCGTGAGCTCAATGCCATTCTCAACAAATTGCTTCGCCAAGATGCTCAAATCTTGCGTGATTTACTAGCATCTGGTGCAGACCAAGTGACTGTTCAAGCTAAGAAAGAAGACCTCTTGCAAGAAATCTTTAACTTCCTTGCTATGTCACTAGGACTTCCACCAAGTCAGTTTGACTTTGCTTATCGTGATAAGGATGATAACTACCAAAGCGAAAAGGGCATAACACCACAAGAGTTTTACAAGAAATATGTCAATCTTCCTCTAGAAGATTATGTTTCTGTTATCAACGCACCAACTGCTGACAAGCCTTACGGCAAATCTTACACAGTTGAGATGTTGGGGAATGTGGTTGGTAGCCGTGCAGTTCGTTACATCAACGTACCGATGGAACGCTTGAAAGAATTGGCGATTGCCCAAATGCAAGCAGGAGAGACTGTTTGGTTTGGTTCTGATGTCGGCCAACTCAGCAACCGTAAAGCTGGAATCCTTGCGACAGATGTTTATGACTTTGAATCAAGTATGGATATTCAACTGACTCAAGACAAGGCTGGACGTTTGGACTACAGCGAAAGCTTGATGACCCACGCCATGGTCTTGACAGGAGTGGACTTGGACGAAAATGGTAAGTCAACTAAGTGGAAGGTTGAAAACTCATGGGGAGACAAGGTCGGTACAGATGGTTACTTTGTTGCCTCAGACGCTTGGATGGACGAATATACCTACCAAATCGTTGTCCGTAAGGAATTGCTGACAGCAGAAGAACAAGCTGCCTATGAAGCAGAACCAATCGTACTCGCACCATGGGATCCAATGGGAGCCTTGGCAGAATAA
- a CDS encoding HAD-IC family P-type ATPase, whose product MKYLSSQDIKDRQRNISDIKPYKTTKEIVVSNIFTFFNAMNLALAVLVATTLRFENMLFLGVIAINTAIGIFQEVRSKNALEKLSLLGKSKYRVNRDGQTIEIDPEDIVLGEYLHLNLGDQVPVDAEVLEGNVEVDESLLTGESDSVFKTVGDKLMSGSNVVSGTCLVLATAVGPDSYINKLAKSSKEFKKYPSQLRDYMDKILKIVSILLVPVAILLYVRGFSLGRTYVEIVLGSSGALVGMIPEGLILLVSVSLAVAAMKLAKKKVLVQELYCVETLARVDVLCFDKTGTITTGNMKVQEMDANVAEKLSSYLAYFEDENATSRALNTYLTCEKKWEVQEVGAFSSKNKYSFVQVKDGGTYFFGAYEFLGFTQPMDTYYEHLKQQGFRILSLAHSKDQITSPSEMELLGHVVLSDEIKDNTKETFDYFESQGVEVKIISGDNHVAVYGVARKAGFKEEARAIDMTKVSEQDFERVVLEHDIFGRVTPEQKQKMVSILQNAGKTVAMSGDGVNDVLALKKADISFAMNGATSAAKSVSNIVFLTDDFAVFYDILMEGRRVINNIQKVASLFLTKTFFSIVFAILSVVFGLEFAFIPIQFTIISAITIGIPSFFLTFESNKEKVSTHFMRDILTNAAIGGGILVASVLLTNFFITVSGQVKFICFLLALINGLCLVAKVSLPFNRYKLVLLVLLSLTALVGVLANTFILQGAYVPLETTQVVYVAILAVVIGGLHYLTRRKS is encoded by the coding sequence ATGAAGTATTTAAGTAGCCAAGACATCAAGGATCGTCAACGAAACATCAGCGACATTAAACCCTACAAAACAACCAAGGAAATTGTCGTTTCAAATATTTTTACCTTTTTTAATGCCATGAACTTGGCTCTGGCAGTTCTGGTAGCCACAACCTTGCGATTTGAAAATATGCTCTTTTTAGGTGTGATTGCTATCAATACAGCCATCGGGATTTTCCAAGAAGTGCGTTCAAAAAATGCCTTAGAAAAGCTGAGTTTGCTTGGTAAAAGTAAGTACAGAGTCAATCGAGATGGTCAAACGATCGAGATTGATCCAGAGGACATCGTTCTGGGTGAGTATCTGCATCTCAATCTGGGAGATCAGGTGCCTGTAGATGCAGAAGTGCTTGAAGGGAATGTTGAAGTTGATGAGTCCTTGCTGACTGGTGAGAGTGATTCGGTCTTTAAAACAGTTGGTGACAAGCTGATGAGCGGAAGCAATGTTGTCAGCGGTACTTGTCTGGTCCTTGCTACAGCTGTGGGTCCCGATAGTTATATCAACAAACTTGCAAAATCCAGCAAGGAATTTAAAAAATACCCTTCTCAACTGCGCGATTATATGGATAAGATTTTAAAAATCGTTTCTATCTTGCTGGTGCCAGTTGCCATTCTGCTCTATGTCAGAGGTTTTAGTCTAGGACGGACTTATGTTGAAATTGTCTTGGGAAGTTCAGGTGCCTTGGTCGGCATGATTCCAGAGGGATTGATTCTACTGGTTAGCGTTTCCCTAGCAGTAGCGGCTATGAAGCTGGCTAAAAAGAAGGTTCTGGTGCAGGAGCTATACTGTGTGGAGACCTTGGCGCGAGTAGATGTTCTTTGTTTTGATAAGACGGGAACTATCACGACGGGGAATATGAAGGTCCAAGAAATGGATGCTAATGTAGCAGAGAAACTATCTTCTTATCTAGCTTATTTCGAGGATGAAAATGCTACTTCCCGAGCTCTGAATACTTACTTAACCTGTGAGAAAAAGTGGGAAGTTCAAGAAGTCGGTGCATTCTCAAGTAAAAACAAGTATTCCTTTGTTCAAGTAAAAGATGGTGGGACCTATTTCTTTGGCGCCTATGAGTTTTTAGGCTTTACCCAGCCGATGGATACCTACTATGAACATCTGAAGCAGCAAGGTTTTCGAATCTTATCGCTTGCTCATAGCAAGGACCAGATTACAAGCCCATCCGAAATGGAACTATTAGGGCATGTCGTTCTGTCAGATGAGATTAAGGACAATACCAAGGAAACCTTTGACTATTTCGAATCTCAAGGTGTTGAAGTGAAGATTATCAGTGGTGATAATCATGTGGCTGTATATGGGGTGGCTCGTAAGGCAGGTTTTAAGGAAGAAGCCCGTGCGATTGATATGACCAAGGTGAGTGAACAAGATTTTGAAAGAGTGGTCTTGGAACATGATATCTTTGGTCGGGTGACACCGGAACAGAAGCAAAAGATGGTATCTATTTTGCAAAATGCTGGTAAAACAGTTGCCATGAGCGGTGACGGGGTCAATGATGTTCTGGCTCTCAAGAAAGCAGATATCAGTTTTGCTATGAATGGTGCTACGAGTGCAGCCAAAAGTGTATCCAATATTGTTTTCCTGACAGATGATTTTGCAGTATTTTATGATATCTTGATGGAAGGTCGCCGGGTCATCAATAACATCCAAAAGGTAGCCTCTCTCTTTCTGACAAAGACCTTCTTCTCCATCGTGTTTGCCATTTTGAGTGTGGTATTTGGTTTGGAATTTGCCTTTATCCCCATTCAGTTTACAATCATTTCAGCCATTACGATTGGGATTCCATCTTTCTTCCTAACTTTTGAGTCCAATAAAGAAAAGGTCAGCACACATTTTATGCGAGATATTTTGACCAATGCTGCGATTGGTGGTGGCATTCTAGTCGCTAGTGTACTCTTGACGAACTTCTTTATCACTGTCTCTGGTCAGGTCAAATTTATTTGCTTCCTCCTTGCCCTGATCAATGGTCTGTGTCTAGTTGCCAAGGTCAGCCTGCCTTTTAATCGATACAAACTAGTCTTGCTCGTACTTTTGAGCCTTACAGCCCTTGTTGGAGTGCTTGCCAATACCTTTATCCTGCAAGGAGCGTATGTGCCTTTAGAAACCACCCAAGTTGTCTATGTAGCCATCCTAGCAGTGGTGATTGGGGGCTTGCATTATTTGACTAGAAGAAAAAGTTGA
- a CDS encoding PTS system mannose/fructose/sorbose family transporter subunit IID — protein sequence MAEKIQLSKSDRQKVWWRSQFLQGSWNYERMQNLGWAYSLIPAIKKLYTKKEDQAAALERHLEFFNTHPYVAAPIMGVTLALEEERANGVEIDDAAIQGVKIGMMGPLAGIGDPVFWFTVRPILGALGASLAASGNIVGPLLFFFGWNAIRMAFLWYTQEFGYKAGSEITKDMSGGILKDITKGASILGMFILAVLVQRWVSINFTVNLPGKQLAEGAYINFPEGAVTGGELKGILGQALSGLSLDSVQPQTLQGQLNSLIPGLMGLLLTFLCMWLLKKKVSPIAIILALFAVGIAARFFGIM from the coding sequence ATGGCTGAAAAAATTCAATTATCAAAATCAGATCGTCAAAAAGTTTGGTGGCGTTCACAATTCCTTCAAGGTTCTTGGAACTATGAACGTATGCAAAACTTGGGTTGGGCTTACTCTTTAATCCCAGCTATCAAAAAATTGTACACTAAAAAAGAAGACCAAGCGGCTGCTCTTGAGCGTCACCTTGAGTTCTTCAACACTCACCCATACGTAGCTGCTCCAATCATGGGGGTTACTCTTGCACTTGAAGAAGAGCGCGCTAACGGTGTTGAAATCGACGACGCGGCTATCCAAGGGGTTAAGATCGGTATGATGGGACCTCTTGCTGGTATCGGTGACCCAGTATTCTGGTTTACAGTTCGTCCTATCCTTGGAGCCCTTGGTGCATCACTTGCTGCATCTGGTAACATTGTTGGTCCTCTTCTCTTCTTCTTTGGATGGAATGCTATCCGTATGGCCTTCCTATGGTATACACAAGAGTTCGGTTACAAAGCTGGATCTGAAATCACTAAAGACATGTCTGGTGGTATCTTGAAAGACATCACCAAAGGAGCATCTATCCTTGGTATGTTCATCCTTGCCGTTCTTGTACAACGTTGGGTATCTATCAACTTTACTGTGAACCTTCCAGGTAAACAATTGGCAGAAGGTGCTTATATCAACTTCCCAGAAGGCGCTGTAACAGGTGGAGAATTGAAGGGAATCCTTGGTCAAGCACTCAGCGGATTGAGCTTGGATAGCGTTCAACCACAAACTCTTCAAGGTCAGTTGAACTCATTGATTCCAGGATTGATGGGACTTCTCCTTACTTTCCTTTGCATGTGGTTGCTTAAGAAAAAAGTATCACCAATCGCAATCATCCTTGCTCTCTTTGCAGTAGGTATTGCAGCTCGTTTCTTCGGTATCATGTAA
- a CDS encoding PTS mannose/fructose/sorbose transporter subunit IIC, with translation MSDISIISAILVVVVAFLAGLEGILDQFQFHQPIVACTLIGLATGNLEAGVMLGGSLQMIALGWANIGAAVAPDAALASVAAAIILIKGGNFTTEGIAVATATAIPLAVAGLFLTMIVRTISVALVHTADAAAKEGNIAAVERAHFVALLLQGLRIAIPAAFLIAIPASAVQDALKLMPDWLNGGMAVGGAMVVAVGYAMVINMMATREVWPFFAIGFALAAISQLTLIALGVIGVALAFIYLNLTKQGGNGGGGAATSNDPIGDILEDY, from the coding sequence ATGTCAGATATTTCAATCATTTCTGCTATCTTGGTTGTAGTTGTTGCCTTCCTTGCAGGTCTTGAAGGTATCCTCGACCAATTCCAATTCCATCAACCAATCGTCGCATGTACCCTTATCGGACTTGCAACTGGTAACCTCGAAGCAGGTGTTATGCTTGGTGGATCTCTTCAAATGATCGCCCTTGGTTGGGCAAACATCGGAGCTGCCGTAGCTCCTGACGCTGCTCTTGCATCTGTTGCTGCAGCAATCATCTTGATCAAAGGTGGTAACTTTACTACTGAAGGTATCGCCGTTGCTACGGCAACAGCTATCCCTCTTGCCGTAGCTGGACTTTTCTTGACTATGATTGTTCGTACAATCTCAGTTGCCTTGGTTCACACTGCTGACGCTGCTGCTAAAGAAGGAAATATTGCGGCTGTTGAACGTGCTCACTTTGTTGCACTTCTTCTTCAAGGTCTTCGTATTGCAATCCCTGCTGCCTTCCTTATCGCTATCCCAGCTTCTGCCGTTCAAGATGCTCTTAAATTGATGCCAGACTGGTTGAACGGTGGTATGGCTGTTGGTGGTGCTATGGTCGTTGCCGTTGGTTACGCTATGGTTATCAACATGATGGCAACTCGTGAAGTATGGCCATTCTTCGCTATCGGTTTTGCTCTTGCAGCAATCTCTCAATTGACTTTGATTGCCCTTGGTGTCATCGGTGTTGCCCTTGCCTTCATCTACCTTAACCTTACAAAACAAGGTGGAAACGGTGGCGGCGGAGCTGCGACTTCTAACGACCCAATCGGTGATATCCTAGAAGACTACTAG
- a CDS encoding PTS sugar transporter subunit IIB: protein MSIGIIIASHGEFAAGIHQSGSMIFGEQEKVQVVTFMPNEGPDDLYAKFNNAVAAFDAEDEVLVLADLWSGSPFNQASRVMGENPERKFAIITGLNLPMLIQAYTERLMDANAGVDKVAANIIKEAKDGIKALPEELNPVEEVATAAAAPVAQAAIPEGTVIGDGKLKINLARLDTRLLHGQVATAWTPDSKADRIIVASDNVANDELRKELIKQAAPNGVKANVVPIQKLIDVAKDPRFGETHALILFETPQDALRAIEGGVPIKTLNVGSMAHSTGKTMINNVLSMDKEDVATFEKMRDLGVEFDVRKVPNDTKKDLFDLIKKANVQ, encoded by the coding sequence ATGAGTATCGGAATCATTATTGCGAGCCACGGCGAATTTGCTGCGGGTATTCATCAGTCAGGATCTATGATCTTTGGTGAACAAGAAAAGGTTCAAGTTGTAACCTTTATGCCAAATGAAGGTCCAGATGACCTTTACGCTAAATTCAACAACGCTGTGGCTGCATTTGACGCAGAAGATGAGGTTCTAGTATTGGCTGACCTTTGGAGTGGATCTCCATTCAACCAAGCTAGCCGCGTAATGGGAGAAAATCCAGAACGTAAGTTTGCCATCATCACAGGACTGAACTTGCCGATGTTGATCCAAGCCTACACAGAGCGCCTTATGGACGCGAATGCAGGTGTGGATAAAGTCGCTGCGAATATCATTAAAGAAGCCAAAGATGGCATCAAGGCTCTTCCAGAAGAGCTTAACCCAGTTGAGGAAGTTGCAACTGCTGCAGCTGCTCCAGTTGCCCAAGCTGCTATTCCAGAAGGAACAGTTATCGGTGACGGTAAACTGAAAATCAACCTTGCTCGTCTAGACACTCGTCTCCTTCACGGTCAGGTTGCCACTGCTTGGACTCCTGATTCAAAAGCAGACCGTATCATCGTTGCTTCAGACAACGTTGCAAACGACGAATTGCGTAAAGAATTGATCAAACAAGCAGCTCCAAACGGAGTAAAAGCTAACGTTGTCCCAATTCAAAAATTGATCGACGTTGCAAAAGACCCACGTTTCGGCGAAACTCATGCCCTTATCTTGTTTGAAACTCCACAAGATGCACTTCGTGCTATCGAAGGTGGCGTGCCAATCAAGACCCTTAACGTTGGTTCTATGGCTCACTCAACAGGTAAAACAATGATTAACAACGTTTTGTCTATGGACAAAGAAGACGTTGCAACCTTTGAAAAAATGCGTGACCTTGGTGTTGAATTTGACGTACGTAAAGTACCAAACGACACGAAAAAAGATTTGTTTGACTTGATTAAAAAAGCAAACGTTCAATAA
- a CDS encoding Cof-type HAD-IIB family hydrolase, which yields MTKKIIAVDLDGTLLNSESKLSDFTKETIKKISEKGHHVIITTGRPYRMAKDFYRELELHTPMINFNGSLTHLPGQAWAHEKCLTLDKKYLLDMVKRTEDIQADFIAGEYRKKFYITTPNEEIADPKLFGVENFRPENQFKPERVTKDPNCILLQTRAEDKYALADEMNRFYQHQLAINTWGGPLNILECTPKGVNKAFALEYLLNVMNRDKKDLIAFGDEHNDTEMLAFAGKGYAMKNANPALLPYADEQLPLTNEEDGVAHALQNLFL from the coding sequence ATGACTAAGAAAATTATCGCAGTCGATTTGGACGGAACCCTGCTGAATAGTGAAAGCAAGCTCTCCGATTTCACCAAAGAGACGATCAAAAAAATTTCAGAAAAAGGACACCATGTTATCATCACGACGGGCCGTCCGTATCGTATGGCAAAAGACTTCTATCGTGAGCTAGAATTGCATACTCCCATGATTAACTTTAATGGTTCCCTTACCCATCTACCAGGACAGGCTTGGGCGCATGAAAAGTGCTTGACCTTGGACAAAAAATACCTCCTAGACATGGTCAAGCGCACGGAGGACATCCAGGCTGATTTTATTGCGGGAGAATATCGAAAAAAATTCTATATCACGACACCGAATGAAGAAATTGCAGATCCTAAACTATTTGGCGTAGAGAACTTCCGGCCGGAAAATCAATTCAAACCTGAACGAGTAACCAAAGATCCCAACTGCATCCTTTTGCAAACAAGGGCTGAAGACAAATACGCTTTAGCGGACGAAATGAATCGTTTTTATCAGCACCAACTAGCTATCAATACCTGGGGCGGGCCCCTCAACATCCTCGAGTGTACTCCCAAGGGTGTAAACAAGGCCTTTGCTCTAGAGTACTTGCTCAATGTGATGAATCGTGATAAAAAAGACTTAATCGCCTTTGGTGATGAGCATAATGACACTGAAATGTTGGCATTTGCAGGCAAAGGATATGCTATGAAAAACGCCAATCCTGCTCTTCTTCCATATGCGGACGAACAACTTCCTCTGACCAACGAAGAAGATGGAGTTGCCCACGCTTTACAAAATTTATTCCTATAA
- a CDS encoding NCS2 family permease, translating into MDKLFKLKEHGTDVRTEVLAGLTTFFAMSYILFVNPQMLSQTGMPVQGVFLATIIGSVVGTLMMAFYANLPYAQAPGMGLNAFFTFTVVFGMGYTWKEALGMVFICGIISLIITLTNVRKMIIESIPTTLRSAISAGIGVFLAYVGIKNAGLLKFSIDPGTYTVAGEGADKAQAALTANSAAVPGLVDFNTPAVLVALAGLAITIFFVVKGIKGGIILSILTTTVLAIAVKVVNLSAIDFASNNLSSAVNDLGTLFGAALGSEGLGSLISNTSRLPETLMAILAFSLTDIFDTIGTLIGTGEKVGIVATSGENHESAKLDKALYSDLVATSVGAIAGTSNVTTYVESAAGIGAGGRTGLTALVVAICFALSSFFSPLLAIVPTAATAPILIIVGIMMLSNLKNIPWDDMAEAVPAFFTSIFMGFSYSITQGIAVGFLTYTLTKVVKGQAKDVHVMIWILDALFILNYISMAL; encoded by the coding sequence ATGGACAAACTATTTAAACTAAAAGAGCACGGGACAGATGTCCGTACAGAGGTGCTTGCTGGTTTAACAACATTCTTTGCAATGAGTTATATTCTCTTTGTAAACCCTCAAATGCTTTCCCAAACGGGTATGCCTGTTCAAGGTGTGTTCTTGGCAACGATTATCGGTTCTGTAGTCGGTACTTTGATGATGGCTTTCTATGCTAATTTGCCGTACGCACAAGCACCAGGTATGGGACTAAATGCCTTCTTCACATTTACAGTTGTATTTGGGATGGGCTATACTTGGAAAGAAGCTCTTGGTATGGTCTTCATTTGTGGAATTATTTCACTGATTATTACCTTGACAAATGTTCGTAAAATGATCATCGAATCTATTCCAACAACACTTCGTTCAGCTATTTCGGCTGGTATTGGTGTTTTCCTTGCCTATGTTGGGATTAAGAATGCTGGTCTCTTGAAATTCTCAATCGATCCAGGTACTTATACGGTAGCAGGTGAAGGAGCGGACAAGGCTCAAGCTGCACTTACTGCAAACTCAGCAGCTGTTCCAGGATTGGTAGACTTCAATACTCCAGCAGTATTGGTGGCTCTTGCAGGTCTGGCTATTACCATCTTCTTTGTTGTTAAAGGCATCAAGGGTGGAATTATTCTTTCTATTTTAACAACGACTGTCCTTGCTATTGCTGTTAAAGTTGTGAATTTGTCAGCGATTGACTTTGCTAGCAACAATCTTTCATCAGCGGTTAATGATTTAGGAACTTTGTTTGGTGCCGCTCTTGGTTCAGAAGGTTTAGGATCTTTGATTTCAAACACTTCACGTTTACCAGAAACCTTGATGGCTATTCTTGCCTTCTCACTAACAGATATTTTTGACACAATCGGTACTCTTATCGGTACTGGTGAAAAAGTTGGTATCGTTGCGACAAGTGGGGAAAACCATGAATCTGCTAAATTGGACAAGGCTCTTTACTCAGACTTGGTGGCAACTTCAGTAGGTGCCATTGCAGGTACTTCAAACGTTACAACCTATGTTGAGTCTGCGGCGGGTATCGGCGCTGGTGGACGTACTGGGTTGACAGCCCTAGTGGTTGCGATCTGTTTTGCTCTATCTAGCTTCTTTAGCCCACTTCTAGCGATTGTTCCGACAGCTGCAACAGCACCAATTTTGATCATCGTCGGAATCATGATGCTTTCTAACTTGAAAAATATCCCTTGGGATGATATGGCTGAAGCGGTTCCTGCCTTCTTCACATCTATCTTTATGGGATTCAGCTACTCTATCACACAAGGGATTGCTGTTGGTTTCTTGACATATACCTTGACAAAAGTTGTCAAAGGTCAAGCCAAGGATGTGCACGTGATGATTTGGATTTTGGATGCCTTGTTTATCCTTAACTATATCAGTATGGCGCTATAA